From a single Aestuariibius sp. HNIBRBA575 genomic region:
- the trkA gene encoding Trk system potassium transporter TrkA, with protein sequence MKVIICGAGQVGWQIARHLSGEKNDVTVVDNNAELVRRATDTLDVQGIAGHASYPDILDRAGARDADMIIAATHSDEVNMVTCQVAHSVFAIQRKIARLRSQSYLDAIYSDLYRRDHMPIDVVISPEREVAEAALQRLAAPAAFDTESFLEGRAQLMGITIDDDCPVVNTPLRQLTDLFSTLRAVVVGIRRDGVLFAPAAGDQIFPGDDAYLFTDNQDMTRTLEIFGKTHAKQERIVVIGGGNVGLAVAEALEKRTERVRVKVIENSRAVAEKAADTLERTIVLHGDGLDAALLEEASIRNADAVLVVTDDDKTNLLGSVRAKAMGVPMAICLINDPTLVPLMGALDIDAYINPRATTVSSILRHIRHGRVRGVYSIGDAEAEMIEAQVLSTSPIAGRQIRDIDFPEGVLVGGVMKGDQVIRPRGTTRIEEGDVIALFSMAADVAEVERLLQVSIDFF encoded by the coding sequence GCCACCTATCTGGCGAAAAGAACGACGTGACAGTTGTCGATAACAACGCTGAGTTGGTGCGCCGGGCGACGGATACGCTGGACGTTCAGGGGATTGCCGGTCATGCCAGCTATCCTGACATTCTGGATCGAGCCGGGGCGCGCGATGCGGATATGATCATTGCCGCCACCCATTCCGACGAGGTCAACATGGTGACCTGTCAGGTGGCGCATTCGGTTTTCGCGATCCAGCGCAAAATCGCCCGACTGCGGTCGCAATCTTACTTGGATGCGATTTATTCGGATTTGTATCGCCGTGATCACATGCCTATTGATGTGGTGATTTCCCCGGAACGCGAAGTCGCCGAAGCCGCGCTGCAACGTCTGGCTGCCCCGGCGGCGTTTGACACAGAAAGCTTCTTAGAAGGCAGAGCCCAGTTGATGGGGATCACGATTGACGACGATTGCCCGGTGGTTAACACGCCATTGCGCCAATTGACCGATCTGTTTTCAACGTTGCGGGCCGTGGTGGTTGGTATTCGCCGTGATGGGGTTTTGTTCGCACCCGCCGCGGGGGATCAGATTTTTCCCGGTGATGACGCCTATTTGTTCACCGACAATCAGGACATGACCCGCACGCTTGAAATCTTTGGCAAAACCCATGCCAAACAGGAACGTATCGTGGTGATTGGTGGCGGCAATGTCGGTCTGGCCGTGGCAGAGGCATTGGAAAAACGGACCGAACGGGTCCGGGTGAAAGTGATCGAAAATTCCCGCGCAGTCGCCGAAAAGGCGGCAGATACGTTGGAACGGACCATCGTTTTGCATGGTGATGGCTTGGATGCGGCCCTGCTAGAAGAGGCCAGTATTCGCAATGCTGATGCGGTTTTAGTGGTCACTGATGACGATAAAACCAACCTGCTGGGATCCGTGCGCGCCAAGGCGATGGGCGTGCCGATGGCGATCTGTTTGATCAATGATCCGACCTTGGTGCCGTTGATGGGCGCGTTGGATATTGACGCCTATATCAACCCGCGCGCCACCACAGTGAGTTCGATCCTGCGCCATATTCGGCATGGCCGCGTGCGGGGCGTGTATTCGATAGGCGACGCCGAAGCCGAAATGATCGAGGCACAGGTCCTGTCCACATCCCCCATTGCCGGGCGGCAAATCCGCGACATCGATTTCCCAGAAGGCGTGTTGGTCGGCGGCGTGATGAAAGGCGATCAAGTGATCCGGCCACGCGGCACAACTCGCATCGAAGAAGGTGACGTTATCGCGCTGTTTTCCATGGCGGCGGACGTGGCCGAAGTGGAACGATTGCTTCAGGTTTCGATTGATTTCTTCTGA